From Vibrio aerogenes, a single genomic window includes:
- the rpe gene encoding ribulose-phosphate 3-epimerase: MKDFLIAPSILSADLARLGEDVENVLNAGADVIHFDVMDNHYVPNLTFGAPVCKALRDYGITAPIDVHLMVKPVDRMVEDFAKAGASMITFHVEASEHIDRTLQLIKEHGCQAGVVFNPATPLNYLDFLMDKVDLILLMSVNPGFGGQSFIPSTLDKLRAVRQRIQDSGREIRLEVDGGVKIDNIREIAEAGADMFVAGSAIFGQPDYQAVIAAMRTELEKVSR; the protein is encoded by the coding sequence ATGAAAGATTTTTTGATTGCTCCTTCTATTCTTTCCGCAGATTTAGCGCGATTGGGAGAAGATGTTGAGAATGTGCTCAATGCCGGGGCTGATGTTATCCATTTTGATGTGATGGATAATCACTATGTGCCTAATCTGACATTTGGTGCTCCTGTATGTAAAGCTTTGAGAGATTATGGTATTACGGCACCGATAGACGTACATCTGATGGTTAAGCCGGTTGATCGTATGGTTGAAGATTTTGCCAAAGCGGGTGCATCAATGATTACCTTTCATGTTGAAGCATCAGAACATATAGACAGAACCCTGCAACTGATCAAAGAACATGGATGCCAGGCCGGCGTTGTCTTCAATCCGGCAACGCCGCTGAATTATCTTGATTTCCTGATGGATAAAGTGGACTTAATTCTGTTAATGTCGGTTAATCCGGGGTTCGGTGGGCAGTCTTTTATCCCTTCCACTCTGGATAAATTACGGGCAGTTCGTCAGCGTATTCAGGACTCCGGAAGAGAGATTCGTCTGGAAGTCGATGGCGGTGTAAAAATCGATAATATTCGCGAAATAGCTGAAGCTGGTGCGGATATGTTTGTTGCAGGCTCTGCGATTTTCGGTCAGCCGGATTATCAGGCGGTGATTGCTGCGATGCGAACTGAACTTGAAAAAGTATCCCGTTAA
- the trpS gene encoding tryptophan--tRNA ligase translates to MSKPIVFSGVQPSGELSIGNYLGALRQWQQMQDEYDCYYCVVNLHAITVRQDPKALYEATLDALAICLAVGIDPKKSTLFVQSHAPEHAQLSWLLNCYTQMGELSRMTQFKDKSARYANDVNAGLFDYPVLMAADILLYGAHQVPVGNDQKQHLELARDIATRFNNIYCPEDPVFVVPEPYIPTVNARVMSLQDATKKMSKSDDNRKNVITLLEEPKSIVKKVNKAQTDTDTPPRIRYDIENKAGISNLMGLYSAATGLSFDEIEAKYQDVDMYGPFKKDVGEALVAMLEPVQAEYHRIRESRDYLDAVMREGAEKASSRAAETLKKVYDLVGFISHS, encoded by the coding sequence ATGAGCAAACCCATTGTATTTAGTGGTGTTCAACCGTCAGGTGAACTGAGTATTGGTAACTACCTGGGTGCTCTTCGTCAGTGGCAACAAATGCAGGATGAATACGACTGCTATTATTGTGTGGTCAATTTGCATGCGATTACCGTGCGTCAGGATCCCAAAGCATTATATGAAGCGACACTTGATGCTTTGGCAATTTGTCTGGCTGTTGGTATTGATCCGAAGAAGAGTACTTTATTTGTTCAGTCTCATGCTCCGGAGCACGCTCAGCTAAGCTGGCTTCTGAATTGTTATACTCAGATGGGTGAGTTGAGCCGGATGACTCAGTTTAAAGACAAGTCTGCCCGTTATGCGAATGATGTGAATGCTGGTCTGTTTGATTATCCGGTGTTGATGGCGGCAGATATTTTGCTTTATGGCGCCCATCAGGTGCCGGTTGGAAACGATCAGAAGCAGCATCTGGAGCTTGCCAGAGATATTGCGACCCGGTTCAATAATATCTATTGTCCGGAAGACCCGGTATTTGTTGTGCCTGAGCCATATATTCCAACCGTAAACGCACGGGTGATGAGTCTTCAGGATGCGACGAAAAAGATGTCGAAGTCTGATGATAACCGGAAAAATGTGATTACTCTGCTGGAAGAACCTAAGTCAATTGTGAAGAAGGTTAACAAGGCTCAGACAGACACGGATACACCACCACGAATTCGTTATGATATTGAAAATAAAGCCGGTATTTCTAACTTAATGGGCCTGTATTCAGCAGCGACAGGTTTGAGCTTTGATGAAATTGAAGCTAAATATCAGGACGTTGATATGTATGGTCCGTTTAAGAAAGACGTGGGTGAAGCCCTTGTTGCAATGCTTGAACCTGTTCAGGCTGAATATCATCGTATTCGTGAGTCACGGGATTATCTGGATGCGGTGATGCGTGAAGGTGCTGAAAAAGCGTCTTCCCGTGCCGCAGAAACCTTGAAAAAAGTATACGATTTAGTTGGATTTATCTCTCATTCCTGA
- a CDS encoding AAA family ATPase gives MSLADERVLELQSQTDLLERIQLLTRFGSNFITVSGGPGAGKTWIAQRYLEVWADDKNQSLLMCYPGQEESQWRSTILTQISSYAEFNADESLVSNLSAVLEDEECNIVIVVDDAHILSEALISELWSLVIEAQKRSQWTVNVVFFSLPKTLDKLLSRLADGEDNKAVDLEIDTLAQDDADRFFEFLVIRYVDPKIEQQLRRSFARIRKTPGDIMALGEQKMEKRIVIRSIIGSPAKIALIILLVCLLVGAGYWWMLSENQAPDILQTATHESNAQTVIPTLPESSSSEAGHSGQVSDENHATEATSRTSANPVKKQNGSRPVDDSGALPPDIVDQTANVGVDDQGRRVVVSSEVVDALMEGKPESSDTSQLHQVANEVSPPPQMILSDEAVADISDDLQQRQSGTGNQTQAETSQAEVNIADMPEPAVASEKDQAETSSEGKKIKIRVSRTQTEAASVGGPYRDDRRVLLNMADRSYTLQLAAFNSVQEVEDFIRRYALQGQVHVYSTVRNSVDWYMITYKNYPTIQMARDAVLTLPDELQSLGPWAKSIRQVHREIERAK, from the coding sequence ATGAGTTTGGCTGATGAACGGGTGCTGGAATTACAGTCCCAGACAGATTTGTTAGAACGTATCCAGTTGCTGACTCGTTTTGGTTCAAATTTTATTACGGTTTCAGGTGGACCGGGAGCCGGAAAGACATGGATAGCACAACGCTATCTGGAAGTGTGGGCTGACGATAAAAATCAGTCCTTACTGATGTGTTATCCCGGTCAGGAAGAATCTCAGTGGCGTTCTACGATTCTGACGCAGATCTCTTCGTATGCTGAATTTAATGCTGATGAGTCGCTGGTGAGTAATTTATCTGCCGTTCTGGAAGATGAAGAATGTAATATTGTTATTGTTGTTGATGATGCACATATTTTATCTGAAGCATTGATTTCTGAACTATGGTCACTGGTTATTGAGGCTCAGAAGAGAAGTCAATGGACCGTGAATGTGGTTTTTTTCTCTCTTCCCAAAACACTGGATAAATTGCTTTCCCGTCTGGCGGATGGAGAAGACAATAAAGCAGTTGATCTGGAAATTGATACGCTTGCTCAGGATGATGCAGATCGTTTTTTTGAATTTTTAGTCATTCGCTATGTTGATCCAAAAATAGAGCAACAATTACGGCGATCTTTCGCCCGGATAAGGAAAACACCGGGTGATATTATGGCATTAGGGGAACAAAAAATGGAAAAGCGGATCGTGATTCGCTCGATAATTGGCTCTCCGGCAAAGATTGCTTTGATTATTTTGCTGGTCTGTTTGCTCGTTGGCGCCGGATATTGGTGGATGCTGTCTGAAAATCAGGCGCCGGATATTCTTCAGACTGCAACTCATGAATCGAATGCACAAACTGTGATTCCGACTTTACCCGAATCCTCATCTTCTGAAGCCGGTCATTCAGGACAGGTTTCAGATGAGAATCATGCCACTGAAGCAACATCCCGGACATCGGCGAATCCTGTGAAAAAGCAGAATGGTTCTCGTCCTGTTGATGATTCTGGTGCTCTTCCTCCTGATATTGTTGATCAAACTGCGAATGTTGGCGTTGATGATCAGGGCAGGCGTGTCGTTGTCAGTTCTGAAGTGGTTGATGCACTGATGGAAGGAAAACCTGAATCATCGGATACAAGTCAGTTGCATCAGGTCGCCAATGAAGTATCACCACCGCCTCAAATGATACTCAGCGATGAAGCCGTTGCTGATATCTCTGATGATCTACAGCAGCGTCAGTCTGGCACAGGAAATCAGACTCAGGCTGAAACTTCTCAAGCTGAAGTCAATATCGCAGACATGCCTGAACCGGCGGTAGCGTCTGAAAAAGATCAGGCTGAGACATCTTCGGAAGGCAAAAAAATAAAGATTCGGGTGTCACGCACTCAGACAGAGGCTGCTTCGGTGGGCGGACCTTACCGTGATGATCGGCGTGTACTGCTGAATATGGCTGATCGGAGCTATACGCTGCAACTTGCTGCGTTTAATTCAGTGCAAGAGGTTGAAGACTTTATCAGACGTTACGCTCTACAGGGCCAGGTGCATGTGTACTCAACGGTCAGGAATAGTGTTGACTGGTATATGATTACCTACAAAAATTATCCGACCATTCAGATGGCACGCGATGCAGTTCTGACGCTTCCTGATGAGTTACAGTCTCTGGGACCGTGGGCAAAATCAATCCGTCAGGTGCACAGAGAAATTGAACGTGCTAAATAA
- a CDS encoding Dam family site-specific DNA-(adenine-N6)-methyltransferase, with amino-acid sequence MKKHRAFLKWAGGKYSLVDDIRRHLPTADVLVEPFVGAGSIFLNTDYEHYVLTDINPDLINLYNLLKRAPESYISEARRWFTPENNRKEVYLSVRQQFNATDDVMYRSLAFLYMNRFGFNGLCRYNKKGGFNVPFGSYKKPYFPEAELEFFACKAQKATFICSGYKEAFERVDERSVVYCDPPYAPLSNTANFTSYAGNGFSLDDQAALADIAEKTAKVRGIPVLISNHDTILTRRLYHGAQLNVVKVKRTISRNASSRNKVDELLALFAATSEQ; translated from the coding sequence ATGAAGAAGCATCGTGCCTTTCTCAAGTGGGCTGGGGGAAAGTATAGTCTTGTTGATGATATCCGGCGGCATTTACCAACTGCTGATGTGTTGGTTGAGCCGTTTGTCGGAGCGGGTTCGATCTTTTTAAATACGGATTATGAGCACTATGTGTTGACGGATATTAATCCTGATCTCATCAATTTATATAATTTACTGAAACGTGCTCCTGAATCCTATATCTCTGAAGCCAGGCGATGGTTCACGCCTGAAAACAACCGTAAAGAAGTTTATCTCTCGGTGCGTCAGCAGTTCAATGCAACGGATGATGTGATGTATCGTTCGCTTGCCTTTTTATATATGAACCGGTTTGGTTTTAACGGGCTCTGCCGGTACAACAAAAAAGGTGGGTTTAACGTCCCTTTTGGTTCTTATAAAAAGCCTTATTTCCCCGAGGCCGAGCTTGAGTTTTTTGCCTGTAAAGCGCAAAAAGCGACGTTTATCTGCTCCGGTTACAAAGAAGCTTTTGAACGTGTGGATGAACGCAGTGTTGTCTACTGCGATCCACCTTATGCGCCATTGTCAAACACTGCCAACTTTACGTCTTACGCAGGAAATGGTTTTTCTCTGGATGATCAGGCTGCACTTGCTGATATTGCTGAAAAAACTGCGAAAGTCAGGGGAATTCCTGTGTTGATATCCAATCACGATACAATTCTGACCCGGCGGTTGTATCATGGCGCTCAGCTGAATGTTGTGAAGGTGAAACGTACGATCAGCCGAAATGCCTCTTCCCGAAATAAAGTTGATGAGCTGTTAGCTCTGTTTGCAGCTACTTCTGAGCAATAA
- the aroB gene encoding 3-dehydroquinate synthase has translation MAQITVSLDERSYPISIGAGLFNDPALLSFLSPKQQVVVVSNVTVAPLYARQIMAMVEQCGCQTALLELPDGEQYKSLEVFNTVMTYLIENNYSRDAVIIALGGGVIGDLVGFAAACYQRGVDFIQIPTTLLSQVDSSVGGKTAVNHPMGKNMIGAFYQPKAVIIDIDCLKTLPPREFAAGMAEVIKYGIIYDADFFSWLETHLDALYALEHEALTYAIARCCEIKAEVVALDEKESGIRALLNLGHTFGHAIEAQLGYGNWLHGEAVSAGTVMAAKTAQLQGLISGEQFDRILSLLKRAQLPVHTPEEMSFSDFMTHMKRDKKVLAGTIRFVLPTDIGSADVRSGIPESVLEQAIDYCRSL, from the coding sequence ATGGCGCAGATTACGGTCAGTTTGGACGAACGTAGTTATCCTATCTCGATAGGGGCCGGATTATTTAATGATCCGGCACTTCTTTCTTTTTTATCCCCAAAGCAACAAGTTGTTGTGGTCTCTAACGTCACGGTTGCACCGCTATATGCACGGCAAATAATGGCGATGGTTGAGCAATGTGGATGTCAAACTGCTTTACTTGAACTTCCCGACGGTGAGCAATATAAGAGCCTGGAAGTTTTTAATACGGTCATGACTTACCTGATTGAGAACAACTATAGCCGGGATGCTGTGATTATCGCTTTGGGTGGCGGCGTCATCGGTGATTTGGTTGGATTTGCTGCTGCATGTTATCAGCGTGGTGTTGATTTCATTCAGATTCCAACAACCTTGCTGTCTCAGGTTGATTCTTCTGTTGGTGGAAAAACTGCGGTCAACCATCCGATGGGAAAAAATATGATTGGTGCTTTTTATCAGCCAAAAGCAGTAATTATTGATATTGATTGCCTGAAAACGTTACCTCCCCGCGAATTTGCCGCTGGTATGGCTGAAGTCATCAAATACGGCATTATTTATGACGCAGACTTCTTCAGCTGGTTAGAAACACACTTAGACGCACTCTATGCGCTGGAGCATGAAGCGTTGACTTATGCCATCGCACGTTGTTGTGAAATCAAAGCAGAAGTCGTCGCATTAGACGAAAAAGAGTCCGGAATTCGTGCGTTATTGAACCTGGGTCATACATTTGGTCATGCGATTGAAGCGCAATTAGGGTATGGTAATTGGTTACATGGCGAAGCTGTCTCTGCTGGTACAGTGATGGCGGCTAAAACAGCTCAGTTACAAGGCTTAATTTCAGGTGAGCAATTTGATCGGATTCTTTCTTTGCTGAAGAGAGCACAATTGCCGGTGCATACACCTGAAGAGATGTCTTTTTCTGATTTTATGACCCATATGAAGCGAGATAAAAAGGTTCTGGCTGGTACGATACGCTTTGTTCTGCCAACTGATATTGGCAGTGCAGACGTCAGATCCGGTATTCCTGAATCTGTGCTTGAACAGGCAATTGATTATTGCCGCAGCCTTTAG
- the aroK gene encoding shikimate kinase AroK, with product MAEKRNIILVGPMGAGKSTIGRYLAQQLHMEFVDSDTVIEERTGADIAWVFDVEGEEGFRKREETVIYDLTEKQGIVLATGGGSVKSKENRNRLSARGVVVYLETTIEKQLARTSRDKKRPLLQTHNPREVLEELASDRNPLYEEIADITVRTDDQSAKVVANQIVKMLEEQ from the coding sequence ATGGCCGAAAAACGTAATATTATTCTTGTTGGTCCTATGGGAGCCGGCAAAAGCACAATAGGCAGGTATCTGGCACAGCAACTTCATATGGAGTTTGTCGATTCAGATACTGTGATTGAAGAACGGACTGGCGCAGATATCGCCTGGGTGTTTGATGTTGAGGGTGAAGAAGGATTTCGTAAACGCGAAGAAACGGTTATTTACGACCTTACTGAGAAGCAGGGGATTGTACTTGCGACTGGTGGCGGTTCAGTAAAAAGTAAAGAAAACCGGAATCGTCTGTCCGCACGTGGCGTTGTTGTCTATCTCGAAACGACAATTGAAAAGCAGCTTGCCCGGACCAGCCGGGACAAAAAGCGCCCATTGCTTCAAACTCATAACCCTCGTGAAGTTTTGGAAGAGCTGGCATCTGACCGTAATCCTTTATATGAGGAAATTGCAGATATTACGGTCAGAACTGATGATCAAAGTGCAAAAGTTGTAGCCAATCAGATCGTAAAAATGTTAGAAGAACAATAA
- a CDS encoding phosphoglycolate phosphatase, which translates to MSSEIPKLVVFDLDGTLLDSVPDLAIAADQAVRQLGYPGVSECQVRDYVGNGADILIGRALSQSLEINPDLSPALLKEARTYFDEFYAATGHRLSQLYAGVKDTLVKLHQEGFTLAVVTNKPSHFVPEILQQHQIADYFSDVIGGDDFEKRKPDPMALNWLLDKYGLKPKQMMMVGDSKNDILAARNAGCHSFGLTYGYNHGEPIADSGPDYVADNISELLDIVLVSA; encoded by the coding sequence ATGTCGTCAGAGATACCAAAATTAGTTGTGTTTGATTTGGATGGAACCTTGCTCGATAGTGTGCCGGATTTAGCTATAGCGGCTGATCAGGCGGTTCGTCAACTGGGTTATCCGGGCGTTTCAGAATGTCAGGTTCGGGATTATGTCGGAAATGGGGCAGATATTCTGATTGGACGCGCATTAAGTCAGAGTCTGGAAATTAACCCGGACCTGAGTCCGGCGCTGTTAAAAGAGGCCCGGACATATTTTGATGAGTTTTACGCGGCAACAGGCCACCGGCTTAGTCAACTATATGCGGGTGTGAAAGATACATTGGTAAAATTGCATCAGGAAGGGTTTACTCTGGCTGTTGTGACGAATAAGCCGTCTCATTTTGTACCTGAAATATTACAGCAGCATCAAATTGCGGACTATTTCAGTGATGTCATTGGCGGGGACGATTTTGAGAAAAGAAAACCGGATCCAATGGCTTTGAACTGGCTGTTGGATAAATACGGCTTAAAACCGAAACAGATGATGATGGTCGGAGATTCGAAGAATGATATTCTTGCTGCCAGAAATGCAGGTTGTCATTCGTTTGGCCTGACTTATGGCTATAACCACGGTGAGCCGATCGCCGACTCCGGGCCTGATTATGTTGCGGATAATATCTCAGAATTGCTTGATATTGTTCTTGTTTCAGCCTGA
- a CDS encoding PilN domain-containing protein, with protein sequence MLHAVNLMNWQQIQAALRLKRLVGLVLCAFCFFSLIQLLQWALLVKTLDTTQSRQVVLAEKKAALEEQLAHWQHRKTDFMHNQERLAQMKYWQESTEIPFRLMSLIAESVTDRVYLHSLNLSGKQVIVSGYGEDARDVFRFLQALRSHACQCVRQLKMEAVKQTEYSPEDVQTFRLSFVFSTAGKAGQE encoded by the coding sequence ATGCTGCATGCTGTTAATTTGATGAACTGGCAGCAGATACAGGCTGCATTAAGATTGAAGCGATTGGTTGGACTGGTTCTGTGTGCCTTTTGCTTTTTTAGCCTGATCCAGCTTCTCCAGTGGGCTTTGCTGGTGAAGACGCTGGATACGACGCAATCCAGGCAGGTGGTTTTGGCAGAGAAAAAGGCCGCACTGGAGGAACAACTTGCTCACTGGCAGCACAGAAAAACTGATTTTATGCACAATCAGGAAAGACTTGCACAGATGAAGTACTGGCAGGAATCCACTGAAATTCCATTTCGCCTGATGTCTTTAATCGCTGAATCAGTCACAGATCGGGTTTACCTGCACTCGTTGAATCTGTCGGGGAAGCAGGTGATTGTCAGCGGCTACGGAGAAGATGCCAGAGATGTTTTCCGGTTTCTTCAGGCGCTTCGCTCTCACGCCTGCCAGTGTGTAAGACAATTGAAAATGGAAGCGGTGAAGCAGACAGAGTATTCCCCGGAAGATGTTCAGACATTTCGTTTGTCCTTTGTTTTCTCCACAGCGGGTAAGGCAGGGCAGGAATGA
- the pilM gene encoding pilus assembly protein PilM produces MNKLIVTGIDMNRHHMTAVTLMRQKQSFSLIDFRIFQSSGNIFPENEVLDYQNIVKKLAELRKGLPFFSRHVAVAIPDLAIMSRIIRISPQNSQLMEALAVYQAFSGEVSLSVSELRLDYTGVSDGFRVYAARKDVVESRLTALRGARLKPILVDTEKQCFLQLLITAMQYYGKSEQVLIEVNRTTIRLGVMCQPDCFYRCMPQSAGENEYSAVLAQLMNEFLQFCAVQRFQPAGVWLIERNALSAGQIEATLQCPVVLFHPLSMLGKNTFSDDEETELCALAAGMSMRGIIAREEGYAACC; encoded by the coding sequence ATGAATAAACTCATTGTGACGGGAATCGATATGAACCGTCATCATATGACTGCTGTTACTTTAATGCGTCAGAAACAGTCGTTTTCTTTGATTGATTTTAGAATATTTCAGTCATCCGGGAATATTTTCCCGGAAAACGAGGTCCTCGATTATCAGAACATTGTTAAAAAACTCGCAGAACTCAGAAAAGGATTACCTTTCTTTTCCCGTCATGTTGCTGTCGCAATTCCTGATTTAGCGATCATGTCCCGGATTATCCGTATTTCACCACAGAACAGTCAGTTGATGGAAGCTTTGGCGGTATATCAGGCTTTTTCCGGCGAAGTGTCACTGTCTGTGAGTGAGCTGAGACTTGACTATACCGGGGTTAGCGATGGTTTTCGCGTATATGCAGCCCGGAAAGATGTGGTGGAAAGCCGGCTCACTGCACTACGTGGCGCCCGGTTGAAGCCGATCCTGGTTGATACGGAAAAGCAATGCTTCCTTCAGCTGTTAATCACTGCAATGCAGTATTACGGGAAGAGTGAACAGGTACTGATTGAAGTCAATCGGACGACAATTCGTCTGGGAGTGATGTGTCAGCCCGATTGTTTTTATCGCTGTATGCCACAGTCAGCCGGAGAGAATGAATACAGCGCTGTACTGGCGCAGCTCATGAATGAATTTCTGCAATTTTGCGCCGTGCAGCGATTTCAGCCTGCCGGCGTCTGGCTGATCGAAAGAAATGCATTATCTGCCGGACAGATAGAGGCAACGCTGCAATGCCCGGTTGTCCTGTTTCATCCATTGAGTATGTTGGGAAAAAACACCTTTAGCGATGATGAGGAAACGGAATTGTGCGCGCTTGCTGCCGGAATGTCGATGCGAGGCATTATTGCCCGGGAGGAAGGATATGCTGCATGCTGTTAA
- the pilO gene encoding type 4a pilus biogenesis protein PilO, producing MLRLRALWDVMIHCSFQKQLGIVSLLTVSGCVISFVLIWRPLFRAAVVRQANQAEQVQHIQSLQKQNSHDQFMQTQWQIAEKQLEQQTKLLSHDSAETLMPWLNIEAGKRDIHIHRLAWLRSDKNNQAVLQGIDLEMTGSYEAIKEILILMNHHPPLVQFQQVHWRQSKQDKGLVHMTGKAWFYHQCKEVPCV from the coding sequence ATGTTAAGACTGAGAGCGCTGTGGGATGTCATGATTCACTGCTCTTTTCAAAAACAGCTGGGTATCGTCAGTTTGCTGACCGTGTCTGGTTGCGTCATCTCATTTGTTCTTATCTGGAGGCCTCTTTTCCGGGCAGCCGTGGTCCGGCAGGCAAATCAGGCCGAACAGGTACAGCACATCCAGTCTCTGCAGAAACAAAATAGTCATGATCAATTCATGCAGACGCAGTGGCAGATAGCTGAGAAACAATTAGAGCAGCAGACGAAGCTGCTGTCTCATGATTCTGCAGAAACACTGATGCCCTGGCTGAATATTGAAGCCGGAAAAAGAGATATACATATTCACCGGCTGGCGTGGCTGCGTTCTGACAAGAACAATCAGGCAGTTCTGCAGGGCATTGATCTGGAAATGACCGGCAGCTATGAGGCCATCAAAGAGATTCTGATTTTGATGAATCACCACCCTCCTCTGGTTCAGTTTCAGCAGGTGCATTGGCGTCAATCAAAGCAGGATAAAGGGCTGGTTCATATGACAGGAAAAGCGTGGTTTTATCATCAGTGTAAGGAGGTTCCCTGTGTATAA